In Hydractinia symbiolongicarpus strain clone_291-10 chromosome 13, HSymV2.1, whole genome shotgun sequence, a single genomic region encodes these proteins:
- the LOC130622954 gene encoding TM2 domain-containing protein 1-like, whose product MLFYALVLVLPITSCLQCDKLLMGQFFCNLPEIDIETQAEKGCAKNKTVKVECRLAEGIFCDEAINTGNYSKFFKDAPCRYVDGKSFNTALLLSIFLGVFGIDRFYLGYPAIGIFKFCTLGFFMIFQFIDVVLIATQVLKPADGSDYVMDYFGHRLTRIVLNNDTYCLPP is encoded by the coding sequence ATGCTGTTTTATGCACTGGTTTTGGTTTTACCTATCACAAGTTGTTTACAATGTGACAAACTATTGATGGGAcagtttttttgtaatttaccaGAAATAGACATTGAAACACAAGCAGAAAAAGGatgtgcaaaaaataaaactgtaaaAGTTGAATGTCGACTTGCAGAAGGTATATTCTGTGATGAAGCAATAAACACTGGCAACTATTCCAAATTCTTCAAAGACGCACCTTGCAGATATGTAGATGGGAAGTCATTTAATACTGCtttattattgtcaatttttcttGGGGTGTTTGGTATTGACCGCTTTTATCTGGGATATCCAGCTATTggaatatttaaattttgtactcttggattttttatgatttttcaatttattgatGTTGTCTTGATAGCAACACAAGTTTTAAAACCAGCAGATGGTTCCGACTATGTAATGGATTATTTTGGACACAGATTAACAAGAATTGTTTTAAACAATGACACATATTGTCTGCCCCCTTGA
- the LOC130622953 gene encoding flotillin-2-like — protein MGNIYTVGPNEALVVSGGCFGQRVKRTIVGGWAWAWACVSDVQSISLEIMTLNPRCDSVETAKGVAVTVTGVAQVKVIKEDDLLKTACEQFLGRNPKEIEDILLQTLEGHLRAILGTLTVEEIYKDRDTFAQLVREVASPDVGRMGIEILSFTIKDIVDNVNYLDSLGKTQTAVVKKEADIGVAEANRDAGIREAECDKDRQDARFKADTSIADSSREYQMQKAVYDQEVNTKKAEAELAYELQAAKERQRIRNEEIEIEVIERRKLIQVEDKEIERRDRELQATVKSPAEAESYKVQALAEAAKTKKVLAAQADAEKIKMIGAAEAAAIEAIGKAEAERMRQKAAAYKQYGDAALMSLILEAMPKIAAEIAAPLEKTKEIVIINDDNNGSRVNSELTKLVGQLPPAIQALTGVDLSQALGKIPGAQIA, from the exons ATGGGGAACATCTATACAGTTGGTCCAAATGAAGCTCTTGTTGTTTCTG GTGGTTGTTTTGGTCAACGAGTAAAAAGGACTATCGTTGGTGGCTGGGCATGGGCATGGGCTTGTGTATCAGACGTACAAtc AATTTCTTTGGAAATCATGACTCTAAACCCCCGTTGTGACAGCGTTGAAACAGCAAAGGGTGTGGCAGTAACCGTGACAGGTGTTGCGCAGGTAAAGGTTATCAAAGAAGATGATCTGTTAAAAACAGCTTGTGAACAGTTTCTTGGAAGAAATCCAAAAGAAATTGAAGACATTTTGTTGCAGACTTTAGAAGGTCATCTCAGAGCCATTCTTGGAACATTGACTGTGGAAGAAATTTATAAAG ATCGAGATACCTTTGCTCAGCTTGTTCGTGAAGTTGCATCTCCAGATGTTGGTCGCATGGGAATTGAAATTCTCAGTTTTACCATTAAAGATATTGTTGATAATGTGAATTATTTGGATTCTCTTGGAAAAACACAAACTGCTGTCGTAAAGAAGGAAGCTGATATTGGTGTCGCAGAAGCCAATCGTGATGCTGGTATTAGA GAAGCTGAATGTGATAAGGATCGTCAAGACGCCAGGTTTAAGGCTGATACCAGTATTGCTGACTCATCACGGGAATATCAGATGCAGAAAGCTGTATACGACCAGGAGGTGAACACTAAGAAAGCCGAAGCAGAGTTGGCTTATGAACTGCAA GCTGCGAAAGAACGACAAAGGATTCgaaatgaagaaatagagattgaAGTTATTGAAAGACGAAAGTTGATTCAAGTTGAGGATAAAGAAATCGAACGTCGTGATAGAGAACTTCAAGCTACTGTAAAGTCTCCAGCCGAAGCTGAAAGTTATAAAGTGCAAGCGCTCGCTGAAGCAGCAAA aacaaaaaaagttttggcTGCTCAAGCAGACGCTGAAAAAATTAAG ATGATTGGTGCGGCTGAAGCAGCTGCAATTGAAGCAATTGGAAAAGCTGAAGCCGAACGCATGAGACAAAAGGCTGCTGCTTACAAGCAGTATGGAGATGCTGCTTTAATGTCTTTAATCTTAGAAGCTATGCCTAAG ATTGCTGCAGAGATTGCTGCTCCACTggagaaaacaaaagaaattgttatcATTAATGACGATAATAATGGTAGCCGCGTCAATAGCGAGCTTACTAAATTGGTCGGACAGTTACCACCTGCTATACAAGCTCTCACTGGAGTTGATTTGTCTCAG GCACTTGGAAAGATACCTGGAGCACAAATTGCGTGA